A single Pangasianodon hypophthalmus isolate fPanHyp1 chromosome 27, fPanHyp1.pri, whole genome shotgun sequence DNA region contains:
- the pax8 gene encoding paired box protein Pax-8 isoform X3: MFVNGRPLPEVIRQRIVDMAHQGVRPCDISRQLRVSHGCVSKILGRYYETGSIKPGVIGGSKPKVATPKVVDKIAEYKRQNPTMFAWEIRDRLLAEGVCDSDTVPSVSSINRIIRTKVQQPFNVPLESKSLSPGHTLIPSSAVTPPESPQSDSLGSTYSISGLLGIPQASSDGKRSHDDSDQESCRHSVDSQGSGGGPRKQLRPEHFSSQHLDCGFERHHYTSDTFGTTTAGKTEQSLYPLSLLNGSLEEGKSSLATSSAAIGRNLATHQGYTVVTDALQPLPICLKQEMSPDGASSSPSPNIIANSAFLEMGAISAPSPVSVGNGGSSSMHFSHAFNSFPHHAPVYSQFGSQSLITGRDMVSSTLPGYPPHIPSGQTGYSSSAITGMVAGAEYSGQTYTHSPYTTYSDAWRFTNSSILGSPYYYSSASRTAPPTTTAYDHL, from the exons ATGTTTGTAAATGGACGCCCGCTCCCGGAGGTCATCCGGCAGCGCATTGTGGACATGGCTCACCAGGGTGTTCGGCCCTGCGACATCTCCCGTCAGCTGCGGGTCAGCCATGGCTGCGTCAGCAAGATCCTGGGCAG ATACTATGAGACAGGAAGCATAAAACCTGGAGTGATCGGTGGCTCGAAGCCAAAGGTGGCTACCCCAAAAGTGGTGGACAAGATAGCAGAGTACAAGCGGCAGAATCCCACCATGTTCGCCTGGGAGATCAGAGACAGGCTCCTGGCCGAGGGAGTGTGTGACAGCGACACGGTGCCCAGCGTCAGTTCCATAAACAG GATCATCCGGACCAAGGTGCAACAGCCATTTAACGTGCCCTTGGAGAGCAAAAGCCTCAGCCCAGGTCACACACTAA TTCCAAGTTCAGCAGTCACCCCTCCCGAGTCGCCTCAGTCCGACTCTCTGGGTTCCACCTACTCCATTAGCGGCCTGCTGGGTATTCCACAGGCCAGCTCAGACGGCAAGAGGAGTCATGACGACA GTGACCAGGAGAGCTGTCGGCACAGCGTGGACTCTCAGGGCAGTGGTGGTGGACCCAGGAAGCAGCTGAGGCCTGAACATTTCTCATCGCAGCACCTGGACTGCGGCTTCGAGAGGCACCACTACACCTCAGACACATTCGGTACCACCACTGCTGGCAAGACTGAGCAG tcTCTGTATCCCCTCTCTCTCCTTAATGGAAGTCTGGAGGAAGGCAAGAGCAGCCTCGCAACATCCAGCGCCGCCATTGGCCGAAACCTAGCAACACACCAGGGCTACACGGTTGTGACAG ATGCTCTACAGCCCCTTCCCATCTGCCTGAAACAGGAAATGTCACCGGACGGGGCCAGTTCAAGCCCCTCGCCCAACATTATAGCCAACTCTGCATTCTTGGAAATGGGCGCCATTTCAGCTCCGTCGCCAGTGTCCGTGGGTAACGGTGGCAGCAGCTCCATGCATTTCTCTCATGCCTTCAACTCATTTCCCCATCATGCACCAGTGTACAGCCAGTTCGGCAGCCAGTCTCTCATCAcag ggcgAGACATGGTGAGCTCCACCCTCCCTGGATATCCTCCACACATCCCATCAGGACAGACAGGTTACTCGTCCTCGGCTATCACAGGAATGGTAGCAG GTGCTGAGTACTCAGGCCAGACTTACACACACTCGCCATACACAACTTACAGTGACGCCTGGAGATTCACCAACTCCAGCATTCTAG GCTCGCCATATTACTACAGCTCCGCCTCCCGCACAGCTCCGCCCACCACTACTGCATACGATCACCTTTAG
- the pax8 gene encoding paired box protein Pax-8 isoform X2 → MSNTSGRGGMFVNGRPLPEVIRQRIVDMAHQGVRPCDISRQLRVSHGCVSKILGRYYETGSIKPGVIGGSKPKVATPKVVDKIAEYKRQNPTMFAWEIRDRLLAEGVCDSDTVPSVSSINRIIRTKVQQPFNVPLESKSLSPGHTLIPSSAVTPPESPQSDSLGSTYSISGLLGIPQASSDGKRSHDDSDQESCRHSVDSQGSGGGPRKQLRPEHFSSQHLDCGFERHHYTSDTFGTTTAGKTEQSLYPLSLLNGSLEEGKSSLATSSAAIGRNLATHQGYTVVTDALQPLPICLKQEMSPDGASSSPSPNIIANSAFLEMGAISAPSPVSVGNGGSSSMHFSHAFNSFPHHAPVYSQFGSQSLITGRDMVSSTLPGYPPHIPSGQTGYSSSAITGMVAGAEYSGQTYTHSPYTTYSDAWRFTNSSILGSPYYYSSASRTAPPTTTAYDHL, encoded by the exons ATGTCCAACACATCCGGCAGAG GCGGCATGTTTGTAAATGGACGCCCGCTCCCGGAGGTCATCCGGCAGCGCATTGTGGACATGGCTCACCAGGGTGTTCGGCCCTGCGACATCTCCCGTCAGCTGCGGGTCAGCCATGGCTGCGTCAGCAAGATCCTGGGCAG ATACTATGAGACAGGAAGCATAAAACCTGGAGTGATCGGTGGCTCGAAGCCAAAGGTGGCTACCCCAAAAGTGGTGGACAAGATAGCAGAGTACAAGCGGCAGAATCCCACCATGTTCGCCTGGGAGATCAGAGACAGGCTCCTGGCCGAGGGAGTGTGTGACAGCGACACGGTGCCCAGCGTCAGTTCCATAAACAG GATCATCCGGACCAAGGTGCAACAGCCATTTAACGTGCCCTTGGAGAGCAAAAGCCTCAGCCCAGGTCACACACTAA TTCCAAGTTCAGCAGTCACCCCTCCCGAGTCGCCTCAGTCCGACTCTCTGGGTTCCACCTACTCCATTAGCGGCCTGCTGGGTATTCCACAGGCCAGCTCAGACGGCAAGAGGAGTCATGACGACA GTGACCAGGAGAGCTGTCGGCACAGCGTGGACTCTCAGGGCAGTGGTGGTGGACCCAGGAAGCAGCTGAGGCCTGAACATTTCTCATCGCAGCACCTGGACTGCGGCTTCGAGAGGCACCACTACACCTCAGACACATTCGGTACCACCACTGCTGGCAAGACTGAGCAG tcTCTGTATCCCCTCTCTCTCCTTAATGGAAGTCTGGAGGAAGGCAAGAGCAGCCTCGCAACATCCAGCGCCGCCATTGGCCGAAACCTAGCAACACACCAGGGCTACACGGTTGTGACAG ATGCTCTACAGCCCCTTCCCATCTGCCTGAAACAGGAAATGTCACCGGACGGGGCCAGTTCAAGCCCCTCGCCCAACATTATAGCCAACTCTGCATTCTTGGAAATGGGCGCCATTTCAGCTCCGTCGCCAGTGTCCGTGGGTAACGGTGGCAGCAGCTCCATGCATTTCTCTCATGCCTTCAACTCATTTCCCCATCATGCACCAGTGTACAGCCAGTTCGGCAGCCAGTCTCTCATCAcag ggcgAGACATGGTGAGCTCCACCCTCCCTGGATATCCTCCACACATCCCATCAGGACAGACAGGTTACTCGTCCTCGGCTATCACAGGAATGGTAGCAG GTGCTGAGTACTCAGGCCAGACTTACACACACTCGCCATACACAACTTACAGTGACGCCTGGAGATTCACCAACTCCAGCATTCTAG GCTCGCCATATTACTACAGCTCCGCCTCCCGCACAGCTCCGCCCACCACTACTGCATACGATCACCTTTAG
- the pax8 gene encoding paired box protein Pax-8 isoform X4, translated as MSNTSGRGHGGLNQLGGMFVNGRPLPEVIRQRIVDMAHQGVRPCDISRQLRVSHGCVSKILGRYYETGSIKPGVIGGSKPKVATPKVVDKIAEYKRQNPTMFAWEIRDRLLAEGVCDSDTVPSVSSINRIIRTKVQQPFNVPLESKSLSPGHTLIPSSAVTPPESPQSDSLGSTYSISGLLGIPQASSDGKRSHDDSDQESCRHSVDSQGSGGGPRKQLRPEHFSSQHLDCGFERHHYTSDTFGTTTAGKTEQSLYPLSLLNGSLEEGKSSLATSSAAIGRNLATHQGYTVVTGRDMVSSTLPGYPPHIPSGQTGYSSSAITGMVAGAEYSGQTYTHSPYTTYSDAWRFTNSSILGSPYYYSSASRTAPPTTTAYDHL; from the exons ATGTCCAACACATCCGGCAGAG GGCATGGGGGTCTTAATCAACTAGGCGGCATGTTTGTAAATGGACGCCCGCTCCCGGAGGTCATCCGGCAGCGCATTGTGGACATGGCTCACCAGGGTGTTCGGCCCTGCGACATCTCCCGTCAGCTGCGGGTCAGCCATGGCTGCGTCAGCAAGATCCTGGGCAG ATACTATGAGACAGGAAGCATAAAACCTGGAGTGATCGGTGGCTCGAAGCCAAAGGTGGCTACCCCAAAAGTGGTGGACAAGATAGCAGAGTACAAGCGGCAGAATCCCACCATGTTCGCCTGGGAGATCAGAGACAGGCTCCTGGCCGAGGGAGTGTGTGACAGCGACACGGTGCCCAGCGTCAGTTCCATAAACAG GATCATCCGGACCAAGGTGCAACAGCCATTTAACGTGCCCTTGGAGAGCAAAAGCCTCAGCCCAGGTCACACACTAA TTCCAAGTTCAGCAGTCACCCCTCCCGAGTCGCCTCAGTCCGACTCTCTGGGTTCCACCTACTCCATTAGCGGCCTGCTGGGTATTCCACAGGCCAGCTCAGACGGCAAGAGGAGTCATGACGACA GTGACCAGGAGAGCTGTCGGCACAGCGTGGACTCTCAGGGCAGTGGTGGTGGACCCAGGAAGCAGCTGAGGCCTGAACATTTCTCATCGCAGCACCTGGACTGCGGCTTCGAGAGGCACCACTACACCTCAGACACATTCGGTACCACCACTGCTGGCAAGACTGAGCAG tcTCTGTATCCCCTCTCTCTCCTTAATGGAAGTCTGGAGGAAGGCAAGAGCAGCCTCGCAACATCCAGCGCCGCCATTGGCCGAAACCTAGCAACACACCAGGGCTACACGGTTGTGACAG ggcgAGACATGGTGAGCTCCACCCTCCCTGGATATCCTCCACACATCCCATCAGGACAGACAGGTTACTCGTCCTCGGCTATCACAGGAATGGTAGCAG GTGCTGAGTACTCAGGCCAGACTTACACACACTCGCCATACACAACTTACAGTGACGCCTGGAGATTCACCAACTCCAGCATTCTAG GCTCGCCATATTACTACAGCTCCGCCTCCCGCACAGCTCCGCCCACCACTACTGCATACGATCACCTTTAG
- the pax8 gene encoding paired box protein Pax-8 isoform X1, which translates to MSNTSGRGHGGLNQLGGMFVNGRPLPEVIRQRIVDMAHQGVRPCDISRQLRVSHGCVSKILGRYYETGSIKPGVIGGSKPKVATPKVVDKIAEYKRQNPTMFAWEIRDRLLAEGVCDSDTVPSVSSINRIIRTKVQQPFNVPLESKSLSPGHTLIPSSAVTPPESPQSDSLGSTYSISGLLGIPQASSDGKRSHDDSDQESCRHSVDSQGSGGGPRKQLRPEHFSSQHLDCGFERHHYTSDTFGTTTAGKTEQSLYPLSLLNGSLEEGKSSLATSSAAIGRNLATHQGYTVVTDALQPLPICLKQEMSPDGASSSPSPNIIANSAFLEMGAISAPSPVSVGNGGSSSMHFSHAFNSFPHHAPVYSQFGSQSLITGRDMVSSTLPGYPPHIPSGQTGYSSSAITGMVAGAEYSGQTYTHSPYTTYSDAWRFTNSSILGSPYYYSSASRTAPPTTTAYDHL; encoded by the exons ATGTCCAACACATCCGGCAGAG GGCATGGGGGTCTTAATCAACTAGGCGGCATGTTTGTAAATGGACGCCCGCTCCCGGAGGTCATCCGGCAGCGCATTGTGGACATGGCTCACCAGGGTGTTCGGCCCTGCGACATCTCCCGTCAGCTGCGGGTCAGCCATGGCTGCGTCAGCAAGATCCTGGGCAG ATACTATGAGACAGGAAGCATAAAACCTGGAGTGATCGGTGGCTCGAAGCCAAAGGTGGCTACCCCAAAAGTGGTGGACAAGATAGCAGAGTACAAGCGGCAGAATCCCACCATGTTCGCCTGGGAGATCAGAGACAGGCTCCTGGCCGAGGGAGTGTGTGACAGCGACACGGTGCCCAGCGTCAGTTCCATAAACAG GATCATCCGGACCAAGGTGCAACAGCCATTTAACGTGCCCTTGGAGAGCAAAAGCCTCAGCCCAGGTCACACACTAA TTCCAAGTTCAGCAGTCACCCCTCCCGAGTCGCCTCAGTCCGACTCTCTGGGTTCCACCTACTCCATTAGCGGCCTGCTGGGTATTCCACAGGCCAGCTCAGACGGCAAGAGGAGTCATGACGACA GTGACCAGGAGAGCTGTCGGCACAGCGTGGACTCTCAGGGCAGTGGTGGTGGACCCAGGAAGCAGCTGAGGCCTGAACATTTCTCATCGCAGCACCTGGACTGCGGCTTCGAGAGGCACCACTACACCTCAGACACATTCGGTACCACCACTGCTGGCAAGACTGAGCAG tcTCTGTATCCCCTCTCTCTCCTTAATGGAAGTCTGGAGGAAGGCAAGAGCAGCCTCGCAACATCCAGCGCCGCCATTGGCCGAAACCTAGCAACACACCAGGGCTACACGGTTGTGACAG ATGCTCTACAGCCCCTTCCCATCTGCCTGAAACAGGAAATGTCACCGGACGGGGCCAGTTCAAGCCCCTCGCCCAACATTATAGCCAACTCTGCATTCTTGGAAATGGGCGCCATTTCAGCTCCGTCGCCAGTGTCCGTGGGTAACGGTGGCAGCAGCTCCATGCATTTCTCTCATGCCTTCAACTCATTTCCCCATCATGCACCAGTGTACAGCCAGTTCGGCAGCCAGTCTCTCATCAcag ggcgAGACATGGTGAGCTCCACCCTCCCTGGATATCCTCCACACATCCCATCAGGACAGACAGGTTACTCGTCCTCGGCTATCACAGGAATGGTAGCAG GTGCTGAGTACTCAGGCCAGACTTACACACACTCGCCATACACAACTTACAGTGACGCCTGGAGATTCACCAACTCCAGCATTCTAG GCTCGCCATATTACTACAGCTCCGCCTCCCGCACAGCTCCGCCCACCACTACTGCATACGATCACCTTTAG